The genomic stretch aagtaatatttttcttctcaACCGATTCACACACATCAGCTACTAAATTGTTTGCCGATTGGAAGTACACAACAGAATACATAAATAAACAGTAGAACATTGGTAGTCgacattcagacaacacgttgattTGTTGTTTTACTGTTGTCGCTCAAATGGCTCCAAGGTATGAAGTTAGTTAATCATGCCAGCTCTggagttttttgtatttttgcattttttttagtaTTCAACAATCATACTCACCATCATTCAGCTAGAGTAAACGCTGCTGTTACCAATTATGCACTGTCCCATTTCACTTTCAatacattttgttagttttgCCACCAAACAGTTTATGTCatgaatagttttgaaaaattactccAAATAATTTAACACgttttaaaaacaatcaaaatttttacATTTGCTCTGATATGCACTGTCGGATCTATTTCTGGGAAGTTATGTGCAATATTTTAGATCAAAGTTCATATTTGCAATGCTAATGAGCGGCTTATAACTGTCAACACCAGAAACTAGAAGCAAGCTTTGTAGGCACCGACAACGAACTTGATATTGTTATTTTCAGTGGCGACTGGTTTGAACAAATCGACAcgtgttctgtttttttttgttttaacgtCCCGCACCCATAACTGTTGTGTAAGTATAAGCGACAATGTAATACCCGAGAGCGAAAATCCGCAATAATCTTATTTGCTAGAATATATTCGTCGTCCTTACTTTGTATGGTCGACATGCAACGCACGCGCGTAGTTATTCACTTAGTGTTAGTAGGTAATTGACATAATCACAGAAACTTGCTTCAATTTCCAAATATCCAGCTCGCATTCTTGGAACTGATCGTATCAGTGGGACAGAACCACAATGGCGTTTATAACAGATTTGTTTACTACCGTAATCTTTTATACTCTACTAGAATGCTCCGTCATTGATGTGGGAGTTGTTCCTGTTTATGGTCAACCTTTTACTTTTCTTCCCTAATTTCGTTGGATTTAGAGTAGCTAAGCTACCAAGCACATTTTTCTTACGCGACAATCATCTAGGATAGAATTGGTTCGCACAGCGAATAATAGCCAGTGAAGCGGTCATTCGGTTTGGACAACAAGAACGCGCATGTAGTCGAATGTGTGAATGAATTAGCGGTCGCGTTGATACGCGCCGTACTACTACACGGATCGGCGCGGATTCCTTGTGCCAGTAGGTGTGAGGTTAACTAGTCGCGAAGATTCAGGTTCAGGTCAGTTGTGTTGAGACGTTGATAAGCacaactcgtttttctctatcGGGGAAGTTTTTTCAATCGCCAGTGAATCATAATATTTTAATATCAATTGGTAATTATCGTTACGGGAACTATTGTGCTGTGTGTTTGTTATCTGGGAGGATTGGAAAATTTAGAGCCACGCTCTTTAGCACACAAGTTTCGTATTTTGCGGATAGGGACAATTTTTTCGGGAAAGTTGTTTGGCTGGTTTGCCAGTTTACGTATTTTGATTTATATTTGATTAGCATGTACTCAGCCAGGAAAGAAACACAAAGGAAGAAAAGTATACAGCGCATTGCGTTGGTAGTGGTGCAGCTCGTATAATTCAGTGCTAATAGATGCCACAGATGAATGATCGGTCTAATGTGTACCAACTGTGGCACTGATAATGGACAGTCGTTTTATCTTATCAGCCATAGTGTAGCAAACGTGGTCTCTGCGAAAAGTTTCtatcttttgttgttgtttttaaagcacaacCACGCGAAATTGACAACAGTTGTGAAACTGGTGCGACAGGACTAGACATGATTTTTCCGAATGTGATCTAAAAATAACCTAATTCAAAATGCGGAAATAAAGTAACCTCCTGCGAAAAGTTGAAATTcgtgaaaaaatataacaagTGAATAAACATATACCTACCGTCGTTTTGTAAACACTTTTAATATATAGATAAAACCATAACATAAAAGAAgacaaaaaagaataaaatcaaCACTAGAGCTAAAAGCAAGCTGTCGGAAAAGAAACGCAAACGCTGTTAGAACACGGGCAACGCAAATATAGACGCAGCCGAATGTTGGTGAGCGGTTCACCCAGAACCTGCAACGAGTGATCGTAAGTCTCTTTGCGCGTGAATTCTTCCATTTGATCTATCTGGAACGATGGTGAATTCGCAAAACTATCCTAATGAAAAAATAACGAATCAATTGAAGAAGTTAACAAACTTTTCCAAGGACGTCCAGTTTGGACTGTATCGGAGATGTTGCTTTTTTCGAACTCAAAGCTAGCCGAATTTTGAGAGATTTCGGAAAttggaattttatttaaatcgTTTCATCGGACTGAAGATATTGAAATATTCAAAGTGGTTGTCTTACCTCCAGCGCCCCATTAATGTCTCTGCCAATATTGTTTACGAAACCGAGATCTCGTTCATTTCCTGGTAGCATTTCGTATTTTTGCAACAAGTTGATGATAAAGTTAGCTGACCCATTTTGATAATCTTCGCTGGTAGATAATGCCACGAACCGCGCGCAGTGCTTATCGCTTCGTTATTTCCAGCTGTTAAGAAATAAATTATTGGTGATAGGAGTACTCAAAATATCGTTAACGACGTTCTTCATTAGTTTGAGTGGCAGCAGCAGGGCATTAGTAGATTTTTAATTTCCCATACTGCGTTGGTTCTAGCAAAATAATAGAGTCATCGTGAGTTTCTTCCCAAGCGAAAGTGATGTAAACATTTAAGCTTATTATTCTCATCAATGAaaattgttttgttgttttgatcGTCGATTTGGAATGAAAACTAGCTAGatatatatattatttgaaGGAATCCTCAAATTATACATCGAAACACTTTTATAGTCTCAATCAGCTGTAACTGCAAAGGACTGGTTAGTAGCAGaaaaaaagatttgtttaccACATTTGAACCGACAATGTTTAAACGCCGTACAAATTTCATATACAGCACATATACATGAAACGCCTTCAGAGTACGTCACTGATGTGACGACTGGGGATCAACTTTATCAAGCGACGcatttttttgtagattttttttctctgttgaaATCtagtgaatagtaaacaacTGCCCAAGTATTTTGTTGTTGTGTGATAAACTGAAATCCAcaacatcgttttttttttgggatagGTTAACGCCTGACTCGCTCGCTGCTCTCTGAATGGAAATCGGTAAATTGTTTGCCAGGGAAGGTAGGCTGCTGATTACCAATTCTAATATTCACGACATCGAGAATTCCGACCGAGAGTTATTTTGGTATATTAACATttattatagtaataatagaGTCATCGTGAGTTTCTTCCCAAGCGAAAGTGATGTAAACATTTGAGCTTATTATTCTCATCAATGAaaattgttttgttgttttgatcGTCGATTTGGAATGAAAACTAgcttgatatatatatatatatatatatatatatatatatatatatatatatatatatatatatatatatatatatatatatatatatatatatatatatatatatatatatatatatatatatatatatatatatatatatatatatatatatatatatatatatatatatatatatatatatatatatatatatatatatatatatatatatatatatatatatatatatatatatatatatatatatatatatatatatatatatatatatatatatatatatatatatatatatatatatatatatatatatatatatatatatatatatatattatttgaaGGAATTCTCAAATTATACATCGAAACACTTTTATGGTCTGAATCAGCTGTAACTGCAAAGGACTGGTTAGTAGCAGaaaaaaagatttgtttaccACATTTGAACCGACAATGTTTAAACGCCGTACAAATGTCATATACAGCACATATACATGAAACGCCTTCAGAGTACGTCACTGATGTGACGACTGGGGATCAACTTTATCAAGCGACGCattttttgtagattttttttctgttgaaatctagtgaatagtaaacaacTGCCCAAGTATTTTGTTGTTGTGTGATAAACTGAAATCCACAACATCGTGTTTTTTCGGGATAGGTTAACGCCTGATTCGCTCGCTGCTCTCTGAATGGAAATCGGTAAATTGTTTACCAGGGAAGGTAGGCTGCTGATTACCAATTCTAATATTCACGACATCGAGAATTCCGACCGAGAGTTATTTTGGTATATTAACATTTATTATAGTAATATCTTATTTTCGGACACCTTTGGACTGCAATCGTGGTGGACACAAATGGGCCTAAAAATTGGagatttgtaaataaattgagTGTTAAAGTAAACATTATTTTGTGCTTGGATGCAAGCTCAATGGATTTCTACTTAAATAAATTCCTCGATaagaattgcatttttttttcttgcagcaCTTCAAGTGAATGGGACAGTGGTTGCGATAGTGGCTCAAACATTCTTCTATAAAGTGAGTTTGAGTATATTCGACAAGTTTACGTCGTAGCACAATGAGACAAATGTAAAGACGTGATGTTAGTAAAAGTAATAATCCAGAATTACAGTGAACTTGTTTGCGTCTAGGTAATTGCGTGCGTTAATACCTGGATGAAAACGTATCAAAATGGCTTTTAAGGGAAAAAGAGCTTCTCACACTAATGCATTTGCACACTGAAAATATTCGTTATTCAGTGCACGTGCTGGTGTAACACcatcgcgaaaacgaaaacgacattagtatTACTCAGCTTTGGGCCGTAAACAATGATTTGCATTTCCCTTATTTACGACGATGCTTTCTTGAGTTGAGAGAAAAACTGAGAGATAAAGCATCGTATTACAATTAAAATGGTTTGAAAGATTTAAATACGAATAATGTAGTTGCGGCACAAAAAGAGAAATATTCTGACCGATTTAAAAAgtaaaattgaacaaataaaaagaatttATTTTAAAGTGTATATACCGGAAGTGGAAGGGGAAAATTATTGTTTATGTAGAATGGGTATTGAAGATTAcacatatttttagagccagaacggtttttaatcggtgtgacgtctgcAAAATTATAGatttgtctttcaaaaaaaatataccgtgaaaaaaaaacaagttttttcagtataacaaatagaaaaaaaaactagttttttatatattttgtaaaaACTACACAAAAGGTTAGCTCAACATGGATCATAGAAAAAatagtatagtgtcttcgacaaagttgtagatgttgtcctttaaaaaaatataacaaatagagatcaaacttgaaaaaaatgaaagattatcgCTTTTTAACCCTAttaattttggtgctcctagccgGCTCGGAAAAGGCCGATAAAGGGCCACGAGTGATTGTtctccgggttcgtcgcttctacgtttgccattttttcgataactttaaggaCGTATAaggtaaaaaggggcaagtggaatcacgaattcaataaaaagttctgagtgaaaatgtcaaaatactcaaacgttcataatttttttgtttctcattttaacatcacaaaattttgacagattttAGTTCATATTGTCGTCttcaatatgtaaaaaaaaatattttttaaaaaggtactttttgagatatttaatattttttaataatttggaaaatttggcacagaaaaaaaaatttttaaagtgtgtatattttttctagagccgcctacaactttgctgaagacaccatttcaatcgaataagccgtttttctgatatagaagtttttatctaacagtcaccattttgaaaagGCCCTTTTGGagcagcagtcgtgagtctacatgaagaactgatatcataaaatgacctctttatcataaaggaacaactgtgataagtttcagcaaaatcggaaatgacatgccaaaaaaaaaaatatttttacctaTTTTCCATGTAATGCCTCTATATTAAATATGCTATTTTTTGTGTTAGgagataaataaattattattttggtcttagaacatgtaaaaatatgaaacattgctaataaacaaaatttcaatctttattgggtacagagttacagaaaaaaaccttaaaaattacTTAAAAATCAGTTGTTTGTACTTCatctttgtttgctgcactttACAAGAAAATGTTGTTCGGAAAAAGCATTGGGGCATATGAAACACACGTTTCGGGCGAAGACTACACATTTGCAGGATTTTTCCTTGAAAAGTTATAACATACTATGGCttatttttcgataactttaggAACGTATAGTGCAAAAAGTTGGTGGAGTGAGATAAATGCAACTTATAACAATTTTTAGTACTTGAGCTACACTTGAAGGAACCGCTcctaaagttatcgaaaaactaTGCTAAAATATGCCATAACTTTGTGAGGAAAAGCCCTAACGATGtgtggtctttggcaaaaatatgtgttttgtcccaacaattcctccgaacaacatTTTTACGTAAAACGCAACTAGCGAAACTTAtgtaaaataaactaaattttGAGTAACTTCCATATAATATGTTTCATAACTTTGTACCCAATAAAGACaggaattttatttgttcagcaaaaTTTCATGATTtcgaattttctacaactttttcaaataaactgTCCCTCTATCTGTTGACAAAAAGTTTTtgtagtaaacttttcattttcttttgatAATTTGAGATTAAGCGGGTCGTTCATACAaataattgttccgaagacacaaTTAGGtaaggatgaaggtgaaagacgCTATGGCATTAAGTTcctctttttgcctttttggaccactgtgcagtgtaatctactattgaaaaatattgttgAATATCTTATTAAAACAGCAAATCAGTTACATCTCCAGTCTCGCCTCTATGAACTTAGCTATCTATCTGGGGCACTACCTATCTTTCACTCCGAACTGGTCCCTTCTTATAGCATTTCTCACTAAACTCTGCTCAACgggtattttttttataaacagaaGCACACAGCGAAACTTCCTGCAAATGATGTTTGTTTTGCACGAATTTCGATGTATAAATATGTACTCTAAAATTTATATCACGCAGATAATGGTGTGTAGGTAGGCTGTTGTTGACAAATGTTTCACCTTGCCACGTGACATTCCTCCTGATGTCTGCACCCAAAATTTGTATCGTCATCACTAACGCTATCCTTTGATAAGCTGGGGACGATAATTTGCattctaaaatcaatgtttccAACAAATTTTCGAGTGCTTTTCATTAATCTGTAATTGTTTCACACACTAATCAATTTGGCTTTTCCAAGTAGTGCTGTCAAACACAACCTATCAGAAATAATGCGACAATCGTTTTTCTGCCCACTCACGAGTATTCTTCTATAGTTGTTTACATTCCGAAAATCCCATCGAAAATAGCACAGGTCTACGACATCGAGGAGATAGCCTTGACATGTGACCTATCGCCAGGGTGAAAGGGTGGGGAGGGGGGTTGTGAAACAAATTCTGGGCGCCTCATTTACTTTGCACGTCCGACGGCGTGGGCGTCTGACGGCACGTTAGACGGATATCCTTTGGCATCGTCCCACGCTACGTACGATTGGATGCTAAAAATAGCGCTGCGCCCAAATAATGCTAATGCGGTGTAAGATGGCAAGTCTTGTTATTCCTTTCTTGTCACCGTCATCACCCACTTTCGCCTTCTGTCGGTGAAGAAGGGCGGCGGGTTGTTTTTCTTCGTGTGCTTCGCTGCGGACACGGATTGCGATGGCTCGGAAAAAGATCGATCCCAATGGTTTCCTCCCCTTTGTAGGCGAATTGTAtcgattcaaaataaaaacataGAAAACCATTCAACGCCGTTCGCAGCACAgtgcaaacaaacaaataagaggaaattgcaataaaactacATCGACACGTGATTTTATAGGTAAATAGCATTTCTACCAGTGTGATACAAGAGCGACTTTTCAAATATCGAGCGAAACCTTTTCATGGTCAACAAGTCTTCTGTCCGTGTACCTACATTTGTTAGATGCTAAGACACCAAACTAACCAGCAAATTCATGAACTTACCGGTAACAGCTGTGTGCTGTGCTGAGAGGTGAAGTTCAAGGCCTGTCTTGTGTGGAGTTTAATAGCTTTTCTTACCTATGCACAAAGCTGATGGGTGGCCGGTTTTGGCAGCTTGAAACCAACACAATAACCCTAATACCGAGAATGGATATCACTTCAGTATGTACAACAGAACTACCACTTTCAGTCAGTCAGTCCGTGGGTAAATATTTACTACAGCAGAAGTACATATTCACTGGCGTAAATAATTTGAGCACAAATTAGCAGACATTAACACATACACGATGGTGAACCTCTCGAATTCGGTTTCGATGTTTTACGTTATCAAGAACGCAAACGTGCGGCAAGTAATCGAACATATGGATATTGATGCTTGGTACACTGACACCGAGTAGTTAACACGAGCAAAAAACATTTCGCATATATCGGTTACATAGTATAAATTGATCTGAATTATATAAAACgttttttgtttcgttattttattttctacaaagtaACATTTAATCTTATGATCTTGATGTTTCTGCTCCCCTTTCAGAGTCACACATTGGTAGTTACGATTGGCCGAGAGAGCGCACAACAAAAACGGATATGAGCGGTGTTGGCAGTGGTGGACACGGCACCGACAGCGGCAACATCGGCTTTTCCAGCATTCCAGAGTTTTACGACCAGTCCAGCGTGAGCAGCGTCAGCACGATTAAGCTCGAGTCAACGTCACCCAGTCCGTCCCCAAGTACCACCACTTCCATGATGGACGCATTGAGTAGTAACCCGATTTTGACAACGGCTTCGGTTCCGATTCCATCTCGCAGTGCAAATCAGCGAGCGATGATAACGGATCTGTCGGATTATGTTTTCGATATTGATCAGTCCCAGTCGCCCCAGATGCTACAGGACATCAGTTTTGTGACAACGGGCTCCAATTCCGGGCTTCACACATCGACCCCAGTCGATACTATTTTTACACTGCAAAACATATCTGAAAGTGGCTTCATAAGTGACGGCATCCAGATCGGTACAACGAACGTTAGTGGCTTCGGCACGAATGAAATCTGGACAACAGATTCGTTTGGACAGATTGTTTCGCCATCTTCAACAGTATCCTCTACACCAAACGCGGTTGGCCAACAGGGCCAGTTCCATATGGATGAAGACGATATTTATCAGCTGGAAAAAGATGAACTGATAAGTGGTCTGAATGACATTTTCGCCACCGATCTGTTGCATGAAGATTTTATGATGTTGAACCCTTCCTTGAGTCATCCATCGCCCAATCTCAGTGGAAACAGTGGAAGTGGAAGCGCTATTCACTTGTCGCCAAGCCTGCCACAGCAAATTTTACGTTCCAATACAAATACAAGCACAAATAACAATTTGTTAATGACCCTCGGAAGTAACGTACAGTTAACGAGTGATTTACTGCTTTCGACAACGTGTGAACTTTACGACGATCGTTCTCAGATATCTACTTCTCCGTACACATCCAACCAAATCAATTCGCCAGCAGCTTTCTCACCAGGAAGCCACAGCTCCAGTCCGTCACTAGGCTATTCACAAACACTAACCCCTCCACCTCAGAGCCATGGCCAGCAGCAGCGTCAATTGAATACGTTAAATAACAACCGCATGATCAAGGTCGAAAGTCCAGAACAAACAAAGACTCAAAATGTAACCAACAATAATGTCGTTCGTAGTCCGAACAACGTGGGCCAAGTCCAATACAATCCAAAGTATTCAACACTGCAACAATTGCTAATGAGCAACACGGCGGATCGAACTGGATTATTACTCGGACAGTCCGTGCCTGGTAACAGCTCCTCCGTTCTGATAAGCGGAACATCGCTTAGTCCGGGTGGTTTTAGTGGGCGCCGTATACTGCACCATCGACAAGCTCAGGCTGGTTCAAGTCACTCAGGTATTGGAGGAGCTGGCAGCGGTGGAGGCACGAGTGGTGGTACTATGTCCCGGTTGTCCTCCTCGGCTCCTACCCACATCGGCATGGACATGATGATGTGGCAACGTAGGGAACCACGACCGCATCTGCTTTCTACTGGAAGCCTTGCTGAAGCTGGATCAACTTCTTCCCTGAGTACCGGAAGTGTACTGAGTCCAGAAGCACCAGATTTCTCTCACGACGAAGGATACTCGGATGACAGTGATCATTACGAAGATTACTCCAGTCATGATGGTAAATTGTTTGTATTTCTTTTAAATAAGTGCCCACTAACAAACACTCTTTTCTGCAGAGGACTCCGACACAGAGGACCCAAGCCGGATCTCCGGTGGGACATTATCCAGTTCGAAAGCAAAACGGTATTTTTGGCAGTACAACGTGCAAGCAAAAGGCCCGAAGGGCCAACGGCTGGTTATTAAAACGCAGATGGAAGATCCGCACGTGCTGAACGAAGTTACCGATCCGGTTTTCAGTCCACACTGTTCGGTTCGCGGTATCAAGGTTTGTAGCTCAAATCCATCGTGTTTGCTGCCGATGGCCATCAATCCTAGACGCACTGGCCACCGTCGCGCTGTCTCGGGATCAGATTCCAATTAAATTGTTTTCTCTTGATAATTCTCTTAAGAACCTTCGTTTACAGCACAGTGGCAAAGCCCGCAAGGGAGACGGTAACGATCTGACGCCCAATCCGAAAAAACTGCACAGCATCGGCAAGGAACTGGACAAGCTGGGTCGGGTGATCAACGATATGACACCGGTCAGCGAGCTACCGTTCAACGCGCGACCCAAAACGCGAAAGGAGAAGAACAAGCTCGCCTCGAGGGCCTGCCGGTTGAAGAAAAAGGCACAGCATGAAGCCAACAagatcaagttgtacggacttGAGACTGAACACAGTGAGTATAGTTTATTCGAGCTAATTTCCATTTTGATAATGACTGTCTACTGTCGACGTTCAAGTTCTTTAAATACCGAAAAATGTAATATAGTTCTGGTGAGTTTTGTGTTGAGGTGCTGGTTTATCAAATCAATCCTGAATACACCTAAACAATACTACGCAGTCTGATTAGTACCTGAAAAATATAACACGGGGACGTTTTTTGGCCAAAGTcgatttaatttttcaacatactCTCCTTTAAGGTCAATACAGCGCGTCCAACGATTTTCTAACTTTTTGATACCGTCCGAAAAGTACTCTATCGGGAGGTCTCCAAAATTTGCCTCAGTTTCAATGAGCTTCTCATTTAAGTAAAAACGCTTACCGGTGAGCCATCTCTTCGGGTTAGTAAACAAGTAATAGTCGCTGGGGGACGATTCTGGTGAATACGGTGGCTGAGGAACCAATTCAATGCCGATTTCATGCAATTTTGCTTGTGTAACTATGCATGAATGAACAGGCGCATTGTCGTGATGATAAggcggttttttttcttcaaatgtggtcgtttttcggcgattccgATTATCAATCGGTCCAATAATGATGAATAGTATGCTCCGGTTATGGtttaaccacagactaacagacataacacgtcgaacaaattttcaagaaaatcatcgtttggatgattccagcactttacgttagtaacactagcaccatctgctgtcgtgttcgcgctgcgtcatgtatttcgacatcagcgccagcgttactgcatgtgtcaaatggggaactacaaaatatgtatgagattgcatgacagcgccccagacgacgatttcacgcgatgactgttattcgattgaaaatttgaaataaacgttttttgggcgatggagctaggttccagtgttacgtctgttagtctgtggtttaaCATTTTTCAAGATAGTCCACGAATATTATGCCATGTGCATCCCAAATTCCGGCCCAATAATGCGTATCAGAGCACTTTGGACCGGTAAAACC from Wyeomyia smithii strain HCP4-BCI-WySm-NY-G18 chromosome 3, ASM2978416v1, whole genome shotgun sequence encodes the following:
- the LOC129731705 gene encoding protein CREBRF homolog isoform X2, with amino-acid sequence MSGVGSGGHGTDSGNIGFSSIPEFYDQSSVSSVSTIKLESTSPSPSPSTTTSMMDALSSNPILTTASVPIPSRSANQRAMITDLSDYVFDIDQSQSPQMLQDISFVTTGSNSGLHTSTPVDTIFTLQNISESGFISDGIQIGTTNVSGFGTNEIWTTDSFGQIVSPSSTVSSTPNAVGQQGQFHMDEDDIYQLEKDELISGLNDIFATDLLHEDFMMLNPSLSHPSPNLSGNSGSGSAIHLSPSLPQQILRSNTNTSTNNNLLMTLGSNVQLTSDLLLSTTCELYDDRSQISTSPYTSNQINSPAAFSPGSHSSSPSLGYSQTLTPPPQSHGQQQRQLNTLNNNRMIKVESPEQTKTQNVTNNNVVRSPNNVGQVQYNPKYSTLQQLLMSNTADRTGLLLGQSVPGNSSSVLISGTSLSPGGFSGRRILHHRQAQAGSSHSGIGGAGSGGGTSGGTMSRLSSSAPTHIGMDMMMWQRREPRPHLLSTGSLAEAGSTSSLSTGSVLSPEAPDFSHDEGYSDDSDHYEDYSSHDEDSDTEDPSRISGGTLSSSKAKRYFWQYNVQAKGPKGQRLVIKTQMEDPHVLNEVTDPVFSPHCSVRGIKHSGKARKGDGNDLTPNPKKLHSIGKELDKLGRVINDMTPVSELPFNARPKTRKEKNKLASRACRLKKKAQHEANKIKLYGLETEHKRLINGINQMKQILVSKCSQNPTEPSEEHKQQLETLVQAATKIKIAGNSTEFVNKILENIKAGNNISVDKALEDF
- the LOC129731705 gene encoding protein CREBRF homolog isoform X1, producing MSGVGSGGHGTDSGNIGFSSIPEFYDQSSVSSVSTIKLESTSPSPSPSTTTSMMDALSSNPILTTASVPIPSRSANQRAMITDLSDYVFDIDQSQSPQMLQDISFVTTGSNSGLHTSTPVDTIFTLQNISESGFISDGIQIGTTNVSGFGTNEIWTTDSFGQIVSPSSTVSSTPNAVGQQGQFHMDEDDIYQLEKDELISGLNDIFATDLLHEDFMMLNPSLSHPSPNLSGNSGSGSAIHLSPSLPQQILRSNTNTSTNNNLLMTLGSNVQLTSDLLLSTTCELYDDRSQISTSPYTSNQINSPAAFSPGSHSSSPSLGYSQTLTPPPQSHGQQQRQLNTLNNNRMIKVESPEQTKTQNVTNNNVVRSPNNVGQVQYNPKYSTLQQLLMSNTADRTGLLLGQSVPGNSSSVLISGTSLSPGGFSGRRILHHRQAQAGSSHSGIGGAGSGGGTSGGTMSRLSSSAPTHIGMDMMMWQRREPRPHLLSTGSLAEAGSTSSLSTGSVLSPEAPDFSHDEGYSDDSDHYEDYSSHDEDSDTEDPSRISGGTLSSSKAKRYFWQYNVQAKGPKGQRLVIKTQMEDPHVLNEVTDPVFSPHCSVRGIKNLRLQHSGKARKGDGNDLTPNPKKLHSIGKELDKLGRVINDMTPVSELPFNARPKTRKEKNKLASRACRLKKKAQHEANKIKLYGLETEHKRLINGINQMKQILVSKCSQNPTEPSEEHKQQLETLVQAATKIKIAGNSTEFVNKILENIKAGNNISVDKALEDF